From the Penaeus vannamei isolate JL-2024 unplaced genomic scaffold, ASM4276789v1 unanchor2253, whole genome shotgun sequence genome, one window contains:
- the LOC138861178 gene encoding uncharacterized protein, whose amino-acid sequence MTAGIHLGFLPRPHSAAIVTTSNIATLATASTIATLAIASTIATLATASTIATLATASTIATTSTIVTSSPPAPSPPPPTLLPPPPSPPSPPPPTSLPPPPPPTSPPPSLSPPSPPPPPSPPSPPPTTSSPPPPSSPSTTASTIVTLIPPAPSPSPPTLPPPPPSPPSPPPPTSPPPPPASNIATTFTIITIAPSFPFATITPASNITAARPIAPASTIVTLTPFCNIAPSTSIATTASPITTIAPSSHFATIATTSP is encoded by the coding sequence ATGACGGCGGGAATACATCTGGGCTTCCTCCCCCGACCACACTCCGCCGCCATCGTCACCACCTCCAACATCGCCACCTTAGCTACCGCCTCCACCATCGCCACCTTAGCTATCGCCTCCACCATCGCCACCTTAGCTACCGCCTCCACCATCGCCACCTTAGCTACCGCCTCCACCATCGCCACTACCTCCACCATCGTCACCTCATCCCCTCCTGCACCATCTCCCCCGCCTCCAACATTactaccacctcccccttcgcCACCATCGCCCCCGCCTCCAACATCgttaccacctccccctcctccaacatcgccaccaccttcactatcaccaccatcgccccctcctcccccttcgccaccATCGCCCCCGCCAACAACATCGTCACCGCCTCCTCCATCGTCACCCTCAACTACCGCCTCCACCATCGTCACCCTCATCCCTCCTGCACCATCTCCCTCGCCTCCaacattaccaccacctccaccatcgccaccatcgcCCCCGCCTCCAACatcgcctccacctccccccgcctccaacatcgccaccaccttcactatcatcaccatcgccccctccttccccttcgccaccATCACCCCCGCCTCCAACATCACCGCCGCCCGCCCCATCGCCCCCGCCTCCACCAtcgtcaccctcacccccttctgcaacatcgccccctccacctccatcgccaccaccgcctcccccatcaccaccatcgccccctcctcccactttgccaccatcgccaccacttcCCCCAt